In the genome of Neofelis nebulosa isolate mNeoNeb1 chromosome 8, mNeoNeb1.pri, whole genome shotgun sequence, one region contains:
- the DDIT3 gene encoding DNA damage-inducible transcript 3 protein — protein sequence MAAESLPFSFGTLSSWELEAWYEDLQEVLSSDENGATYVSPPGNEEESKTFTTLDPASLAWLTEEPGPAEVTNTSQSPRSPDSIQSSLAQEEEEEDQERPRKRKQSGQSLAGAGKQRMKEKEQQNERKVAQLAEENERLKQEIERLTREVEATRRALIDRMVNLHKA from the exons ATGGCAGCCGAGTCATTGCCTTTTTCCTTCGGGACACTGTCCAGCTGGGAGCTGGAAGCCTGGTATGAGGACCTGCAGGAGGTGCTGTCCTCAGATGAAAATGGGGCTACCTATGTTTCACCCCCTGGAAACGAG GAAGAATCAAAAACTTTTACCACTCTTGACCCTGCCTCTCTGGCTTGGCTAACTGAGGAGCCAGGACCAGCAGAGGTCACGAACACCTCCCAGAGCCCTCGCTCTCCTGATTCCATTCAGAGCTCCCTGGctcaggaggaagaagaggaagaccaAGAAAGACCCAGGAAGCGGAAACAGAGTGGCCAGTCTCTAGCTGGAGCTGGAAAGCAACGcatgaaggagaaagaacaacagaatgagagaaaagtgGCACAGCTAGCTGAAGAGAATGAACGGCTCAAGCAGGAAATCGAGCGCCTGACCAGGGAAGTGGAGGCGACTCGCCGAGCTCTGATTGACCGAATGGTTAATCTGCACAAAGCGTGA
- the LOC131519338 gene encoding uncharacterized LOC128125814 homolog: MLKMSGWQQQSQNQSRNLRRECSRRKCIFIHHHT, encoded by the exons ATGTTGAAGATGAGCGGGTGGCAGCAGCAAAGCCAAAATCAGAGCCGGAACCTGAGGAGAGAG TGTTCCAGAAGGAAGTGTATCTTCATACATCACCATACCTGA